A part of Paenarthrobacter sp. A20 genomic DNA contains:
- a CDS encoding transporter, giving the protein MVAHLLSLKWRLLLNGFKRSPWQLVGMALGLLYALGLLVLLIGGLIALRWADPEIAHTVVVLGGAATVLGWAIIPLVASAADMTLDPARFTTFAIPAKQLLTGLALAGFIGIPGMATLLAALGTVGTWWRSVPAVAGALLGAILGALTCIVLSKVVTTATAGLAASRRFKDVSSIIVFIPLVLLGPIMLGVVDGVRGSADYLPVLARTVSWTPLGAAWSLGGDLDSGSVAAAGLKLLISVATIAGLLLCWHVLLKRALVTPPYSGGSARKGGKLGLFGLLPGTPSGAVAARALIYWLKDPRYAASLVIVPLFPVLFFFSGSQSGNYGLLMILGPLTAFVMAWSICADVSYDNTAFALHLAAGVRGVDDRLGRALACLAISLPIVLIFTVGPLFVTGDWQWLPNLLGLSIGTLFTGLGLSSVISARYNIAVPLPGDSPFKKPPGNVAQTLAVQFVGMGVLALLLVPELALVAVQAFTGGTQAGWINLVAGPLLGVILFVVGVRLGGKWLDARGPEMFAQLSVNR; this is encoded by the coding sequence ATGGTTGCGCACCTTCTGAGCCTGAAGTGGCGTCTGCTGCTTAATGGATTCAAACGCAGTCCGTGGCAGTTGGTTGGCATGGCTTTAGGACTGCTTTACGCGTTGGGATTGCTGGTGCTCCTGATTGGAGGCCTCATAGCGCTGCGGTGGGCTGATCCGGAGATCGCCCACACCGTGGTGGTATTGGGTGGAGCAGCCACGGTCCTGGGCTGGGCGATCATCCCGCTCGTTGCTTCCGCAGCGGACATGACCTTGGACCCCGCGAGGTTCACCACGTTCGCCATACCGGCCAAACAACTCCTGACCGGCCTGGCCCTTGCAGGGTTCATCGGCATCCCCGGCATGGCCACCTTGCTGGCCGCCCTGGGGACAGTAGGAACCTGGTGGCGGAGTGTTCCGGCCGTGGCCGGCGCTTTGCTGGGTGCAATCCTTGGCGCGCTGACGTGCATAGTGTTGTCCAAAGTGGTGACGACGGCGACAGCCGGCTTGGCAGCGTCACGCCGCTTCAAGGATGTCAGCAGCATCATCGTCTTCATACCCTTGGTCTTGCTGGGTCCCATCATGCTGGGAGTTGTGGACGGCGTGCGTGGCAGTGCCGATTACCTTCCGGTGCTTGCCAGGACAGTATCGTGGACACCCCTTGGTGCTGCATGGTCCCTCGGTGGCGACCTTGACTCAGGCAGCGTGGCCGCAGCGGGGTTGAAGCTCCTCATCTCGGTGGCCACAATTGCCGGTCTGCTCCTGTGCTGGCATGTGCTTCTGAAGCGGGCCTTGGTGACCCCGCCGTACTCCGGCGGATCTGCCCGGAAGGGCGGGAAACTCGGTCTGTTCGGCCTGCTTCCCGGAACGCCGTCCGGGGCTGTTGCCGCCAGGGCATTGATCTACTGGTTGAAGGATCCCAGGTACGCCGCGTCCTTGGTGATTGTTCCTTTGTTCCCGGTGCTCTTCTTTTTCAGCGGCTCCCAGAGCGGTAATTATGGCTTGCTGATGATTCTGGGACCCCTGACGGCTTTCGTCATGGCCTGGTCCATTTGCGCTGATGTCTCCTACGACAACACCGCGTTCGCCCTCCACCTCGCTGCGGGGGTTCGGGGAGTCGACGACAGGTTGGGCCGCGCCTTGGCCTGCTTGGCCATATCGCTTCCAATAGTGTTGATCTTCACCGTGGGGCCGCTGTTTGTCACCGGCGATTGGCAGTGGCTGCCCAACCTGCTGGGGTTGTCCATCGGAACCCTGTTCACCGGGTTGGGACTTTCATCGGTCATTTCGGCCCGCTACAACATCGCCGTACCACTGCCGGGCGACAGCCCTTTCAAGAAACCGCCGGGCAACGTCGCCCAGACCTTGGCCGTTCAGTTTGTGGGCATGGGCGTCCTGGCCCTCCTGTTGGTGCCGGAACTTGCATTGGTGGCCGTCCAGGCTTTCACTGGGGGTACTCAAGCCGGCTGGATCAACCTGGTGGCAGGTCCGTTGTTGGGCGTCATCCTGTTCGTCGTCGGCGTCCGTCTCGGGGGAAAATGGTTGGATGCGCGGGGTCCGGAAATGTTCGCCCAGCTCAGCGTGAACCGCTAG
- a CDS encoding ABC transporter ATP-binding protein yields the protein MTESRHEPTPTSAPPQGSAPPQAPAALPPQPTGAPLPPEASGEGAPLAALSIRGLAKRFGDKIAVDGVSLEVPAGSFYGMVGPNGAGKTTTLSMATGLLRPDFGTALIHGVDVWARPLEAKKLMGVLPDGVRLFDRLTGEQLVTYSGLLRGMDRDVVGSRVPELLAALDLEADAGSLVVDYSAGMTKKIALASALIHAPRLLVLDEPFESVDPVSAANIRGILEGYVSSGGTVIVSSHVMDLVQRMCSHVAVVAGGRVLAAGSVDEVRNGSTLEDRFVQLVGGGHRTEGLEWLRTF from the coding sequence ATGACGGAATCACGCCATGAACCCACGCCCACGTCCGCGCCGCCACAAGGCTCCGCGCCGCCACAAGCCCCTGCAGCACTACCGCCACAGCCAACTGGTGCGCCCTTGCCTCCTGAGGCTTCCGGCGAGGGTGCGCCGCTGGCCGCGCTGTCCATCCGGGGCCTGGCCAAGCGCTTCGGCGACAAGATCGCCGTGGATGGTGTGAGCCTCGAAGTGCCTGCGGGTTCCTTCTACGGAATGGTCGGCCCCAACGGCGCTGGCAAGACCACAACATTGTCCATGGCTACAGGTCTTCTTCGACCGGATTTCGGCACGGCCTTGATCCACGGCGTCGACGTATGGGCGCGGCCGTTGGAGGCCAAGAAGCTCATGGGCGTCCTGCCTGATGGTGTGCGCCTTTTTGACAGGCTGACGGGCGAGCAATTGGTGACCTACTCCGGACTTCTCCGCGGCATGGACCGCGACGTTGTTGGTTCGCGGGTTCCTGAGTTGCTGGCCGCCCTGGACCTTGAGGCCGATGCCGGTTCGTTGGTGGTTGATTACTCCGCCGGCATGACCAAGAAGATCGCCCTGGCCTCTGCACTGATCCATGCGCCCCGTCTCCTTGTTCTTGATGAGCCTTTTGAGTCCGTCGACCCTGTCTCGGCTGCCAATATCCGGGGAATTCTGGAGGGCTATGTGTCATCCGGAGGTACTGTCATCGTGTCCAGCCACGTCATGGACCTGGTCCAGCGCATGTGCAGTCACGTGGCGGTTGTGGCCGGTGGCCGGGTTCTGGCAGCGGGATCGGTTGACGAGGTCCGCAACGGTTCAACCCTGGAAGACCGCTTCGTTCAGTTGGTAGGCGGCGGACACCGGACGGAGGGATTGGAATGGTTGCGCACCTTCTGA